A part of Curtobacterium sp. MCLR17_036 genomic DNA contains:
- a CDS encoding bifunctional PIG-L family deacetylase/class I SAM-dependent methyltransferase: MSFDHREPGTDPAAWTAFLGTVPSGPVGLDGFGSVVVVAPHPDDETLGAGGLIARAADDGVPVHVLLLTRGEHSHPDSPTTTAADLATVRDAEFAAAVRLLHPDATVTSVGIPDGATREHRDRVVDAVAGALALGAGSTLLVAPWRGDGHRDHRIAGEVAEDAARAAPGTSLLAYPIWTWHWDDPTASAAPWARARTLRLTEDQLERKRNALATYRSQVSPLSLAAGDEAIVDDRHAEHHLRTTEWFFAPEPVPSRSQASFDAHYERKPEGWDFDGSWYERRKRAVTLAALPRPRFRSAIEIGCATGVLTAALTERADAVLGTDISAAPLEQAARRAPDARFVQAALPAEWPSGRWDLVVMSEVGYYLSPSDLDATIDRVLASLDDDGVLVACHWRHPDDEAVSSGDAVDARLAERWPRPALVRHVEEDFVLSVLPGPAVRSVARDEGLVR; this comes from the coding sequence GTGAGCTTCGACCACCGGGAGCCCGGGACGGATCCGGCAGCGTGGACGGCCTTCCTCGGCACCGTGCCGTCCGGCCCCGTCGGACTGGACGGCTTCGGCTCCGTCGTCGTCGTGGCGCCGCACCCCGACGACGAGACCCTCGGCGCCGGCGGTCTCATCGCCCGGGCAGCAGACGACGGCGTGCCCGTCCACGTGCTGCTCCTGACCCGCGGAGAGCACTCGCACCCGGACTCCCCCACCACCACCGCCGCGGACCTGGCCACGGTGCGCGACGCCGAGTTCGCCGCAGCCGTTCGTCTCCTGCACCCGGACGCCACGGTCACGTCGGTCGGCATCCCCGACGGCGCGACCCGTGAGCACCGCGACCGCGTCGTCGACGCCGTGGCCGGCGCCCTCGCCCTGGGGGCCGGGTCGACACTGCTCGTCGCGCCCTGGCGCGGCGACGGGCACCGCGACCACCGCATCGCCGGAGAGGTCGCCGAGGACGCAGCCCGTGCCGCCCCGGGGACGTCCCTGCTCGCCTACCCGATCTGGACCTGGCACTGGGACGACCCGACCGCGTCCGCGGCGCCGTGGGCACGTGCCCGGACACTCCGTCTCACCGAGGACCAGCTCGAGCGCAAGCGCAACGCGCTCGCGACCTACCGTTCCCAGGTCAGCCCGCTGTCGCTGGCCGCCGGGGACGAGGCGATCGTCGACGACCGCCACGCCGAGCACCACCTGCGCACGACGGAGTGGTTCTTCGCGCCGGAGCCGGTGCCCTCCCGATCACAGGCGTCCTTCGACGCGCACTACGAACGGAAGCCCGAGGGGTGGGACTTCGACGGGTCGTGGTACGAACGCCGGAAGCGCGCGGTGACACTGGCCGCACTCCCCCGACCGCGGTTCCGGTCGGCGATCGAGATCGGATGCGCCACCGGGGTCCTGACGGCGGCGCTGACCGAACGTGCCGATGCCGTGCTCGGGACCGACATCTCCGCCGCACCCCTCGAGCAGGCGGCTCGCAGGGCACCGGACGCCCGGTTCGTCCAGGCGGCCCTGCCCGCCGAGTGGCCGTCGGGGCGCTGGGACCTCGTCGTCATGTCCGAGGTCGGCTACTACCTGTCGCCCTCGGACCTCGACGCGACGATCGACCGCGTGCTCGCGTCCCTGGACGACGACGGGGTCCTCGTCGCCTGCCACTGGCGCCACCCGGACGACGAGGCGGTCTCGAGCGGCGACGCCGTGGACGCCCGCCTCGCCGAACGGTGGCCCCGCCCCGCACTGGTCCGTCACGTCGAGGAGGACTTCGTGCTGAGCGTGCTGCCCGGCCCCGCTGTCCGGTCCGTCGCGCGGGACGAAGGGCTGGTCCGGTGA
- a CDS encoding oligosaccharide flippase family protein, which yields MFFRSGLLSLGGTLIRSSVQILANVVVARILGPEHYGAAAVVLGLSIVLELVRSGGFAAVVLRSGAQPEAVLVALHRMSALLGLVLGGAVATAGALAAWLVPDAPYGVLLLAIAVAFPVSGAVAVPIATMARRAEMGRVVAVESAGAVLGASTAVLLALAGVGPIAVIAQVVVLWTVVGTGVAVLRRAPRGEAAPWPVVREMVGIARDVSIVQVVMLVLRSGDRVLVAALFGSAASGVYVQAVQLMTLPLEQIGAAVQRVALPALAGAGPTLLTERLRQFTAAVTLLAWPVLALLGVLAGPVVELLFGSAWSGSADLLPFLVVGGAARALGCVPEWWFVASGHVRRQIWWVLVSQPLTIVAFVAGAPWGVRGMVVAYAAACVALVLPSYVVALRGTGVRLRNVLGAALPAATVASAAAVAACIVRSTLPEGPVPAVFVPAACGVLVAVLTTAAFPAARAPVRAWIVARRATGAGPIA from the coding sequence ATGTTCTTCCGCAGCGGGCTCCTGAGCCTCGGGGGGACGCTCATCCGGTCATCCGTGCAGATCCTGGCGAACGTCGTCGTCGCGCGGATCCTCGGCCCCGAGCACTACGGAGCGGCCGCCGTCGTGCTCGGCCTGTCGATCGTCCTCGAACTCGTGCGCAGCGGCGGTTTCGCAGCGGTGGTGCTGCGTTCCGGGGCGCAGCCCGAGGCGGTCCTCGTGGCGCTGCACCGCATGAGCGCGCTCCTCGGGCTCGTGCTCGGGGGCGCCGTCGCGACCGCCGGTGCACTCGCCGCGTGGCTCGTGCCCGACGCGCCGTACGGGGTCCTCCTGCTCGCGATCGCCGTGGCCTTCCCCGTGTCCGGGGCCGTCGCGGTCCCGATCGCCACGATGGCCCGACGCGCCGAGATGGGGCGGGTCGTCGCGGTCGAGTCGGCCGGTGCCGTGCTCGGCGCCTCGACGGCCGTCCTCCTGGCGCTCGCCGGAGTCGGGCCGATCGCGGTCATCGCGCAGGTCGTCGTCCTGTGGACCGTCGTCGGCACCGGGGTCGCTGTCCTCCGGCGCGCGCCTCGCGGCGAGGCGGCGCCGTGGCCGGTGGTCCGCGAGATGGTCGGCATCGCCCGTGACGTGTCGATCGTGCAGGTGGTCATGCTCGTCCTCCGGTCCGGCGACCGGGTCCTCGTCGCCGCGCTCTTCGGATCTGCCGCCTCCGGGGTGTACGTGCAGGCCGTGCAGCTCATGACGTTGCCGCTCGAACAGATCGGAGCGGCGGTGCAGCGTGTCGCGCTGCCCGCGCTCGCCGGAGCGGGCCCGACGCTCCTGACGGAACGGCTCCGGCAGTTCACGGCGGCGGTGACCCTGCTGGCCTGGCCGGTCCTCGCGCTGCTCGGCGTCCTGGCCGGTCCGGTCGTCGAGCTGCTCTTCGGGTCGGCGTGGTCGGGGTCGGCCGACCTCCTGCCGTTCCTCGTGGTCGGCGGCGCGGCGCGGGCGCTCGGCTGTGTGCCCGAGTGGTGGTTCGTCGCGAGCGGGCACGTCCGTCGCCAGATCTGGTGGGTCCTCGTCTCGCAGCCGCTCACCATCGTGGCGTTCGTCGCGGGGGCGCCCTGGGGTGTCCGCGGGATGGTCGTGGCGTACGCGGCCGCCTGTGTGGCGCTCGTGCTGCCGTCGTACGTCGTCGCCTTGCGGGGGACCGGTGTCCGGTTGCGCAACGTCCTCGGGGCGGCGTTGCCGGCAGCGACCGTCGCATCCGCCGCAGCGGTCGCGGCCTGCATCGTCCGTTCCACCCTGCCGGAAGGGCCCGTCCCCGCCGTGTTCGTCCCCGCGGCGTGCGGTGTGCTCGTCGCCGTGCTGACGACGGCGGCGTTCCCCGCCGCCCGTGCACCGGTCCGTGCGTGGATCGTCGCCCGCCGAGCGACCGGCGCGGGGCCGATCGCCTGA
- a CDS encoding glycosyltransferase translates to MGIVVPVGPGGTTELAAQLDALVRQTWRGSVSVVLSCNGAPVADVEAIVDATAWPSGWRTAVVDSSAVRGPAAARNAGWRSLDTELVLFCDADDVVSAAWIEAMVEGLAIAGVCTGPLRHDGLNERWMWRTVQQPWPIVRFGHLPHTTSANLGMRRSVLEQTGGFDPAFLAAEDIDLAWRATYLGYPTHFRPDAVVQYRLRRSVRALFRNHRHYARWDHLLVEKHRSHGASWQRGAVLRHVVATCWSVVCAPFGRRRLRIAAVRLGTLAGWLVR, encoded by the coding sequence GTGGGCATCGTGGTCCCCGTCGGGCCAGGAGGGACGACGGAGCTCGCCGCGCAGCTCGACGCCCTCGTCCGGCAGACCTGGCGGGGGTCGGTCTCCGTGGTGCTGAGTTGCAACGGGGCGCCGGTCGCGGACGTCGAGGCGATCGTCGACGCCACCGCGTGGCCCTCGGGTTGGCGGACGGCGGTGGTCGACTCCTCCGCCGTCCGCGGTCCAGCCGCCGCGCGGAACGCAGGCTGGCGGTCCCTCGACACCGAGCTCGTGCTGTTCTGTGATGCGGACGACGTGGTGTCGGCCGCCTGGATCGAGGCGATGGTCGAGGGCCTCGCGATCGCCGGGGTGTGCACCGGACCCCTGCGGCACGACGGGCTCAACGAGCGTTGGATGTGGCGCACCGTGCAGCAGCCCTGGCCGATCGTGCGCTTCGGGCACCTCCCGCACACGACGTCTGCCAACCTGGGCATGCGGCGGAGCGTGCTCGAGCAGACGGGCGGCTTCGATCCGGCGTTCCTCGCAGCAGAGGACATCGACCTCGCTTGGCGCGCCACGTACCTCGGGTACCCGACGCACTTCCGACCGGACGCGGTCGTCCAGTACCGGCTCCGACGATCGGTCCGTGCGCTCTTCCGGAACCACCGGCATTACGCCCGGTGGGACCACCTCCTGGTGGAGAAGCACCGCTCGCACGGGGCGTCCTGGCAACGCGGCGCGGTGCTGCGACACGTGGTCGCGACCTGTTGGTCGGTCGTCTGCGCACCGTTCGGGCGCCGACGACTCCGGATCGCGGCAGTCCGGCTCGGCACGCTCGCCGGGTGGCTCGTCCGGTAG
- a CDS encoding glycosyltransferase: protein MTTPARIDVVVPAHDEQDRIAACLAALGAARDRLAAERPDVEVSVTVVLDGCTDDTAAVVDGFAVDVVTTAHVGVGRARALGAAQAVRDHPADAAQRWLAHTDADSRVPTGWLVQQADALRSGAHVLVGAVVPDPDDLDPVVLARWTRAHPPGAALGHVHGANLGVLAAAYLALGGFDPVPEHEDVRLVERARATGFRVDATVDLPVVTSGRFAGRTPGGYAEHLRQQYGDAS from the coding sequence GTGACCACGCCGGCACGGATCGACGTCGTCGTCCCGGCGCACGACGAACAGGACCGGATCGCTGCCTGCCTCGCCGCGCTCGGCGCCGCTCGAGACCGACTCGCGGCCGAACGGCCGGACGTCGAGGTCTCCGTCACGGTCGTGCTCGACGGCTGCACCGACGACACCGCCGCGGTGGTGGACGGCTTCGCCGTCGACGTCGTCACGACCGCGCACGTCGGGGTGGGCCGCGCGCGGGCGCTCGGCGCCGCGCAGGCCGTCCGGGACCACCCCGCTGACGCCGCCCAGCGGTGGCTCGCGCACACCGACGCCGACTCCCGGGTGCCGACCGGCTGGCTCGTGCAGCAGGCCGACGCACTGCGCTCCGGGGCGCACGTGCTGGTCGGCGCCGTCGTCCCGGACCCGGACGACCTCGATCCCGTCGTGCTCGCCCGCTGGACCCGGGCGCACCCACCCGGAGCCGCGCTCGGACACGTGCACGGTGCGAACCTCGGTGTGCTCGCGGCGGCCTACCTGGCGCTCGGCGGGTTCGACCCCGTCCCCGAGCACGAGGACGTCCGGCTCGTCGAACGGGCGCGCGCGACCGGCTTCCGCGTCGACGCGACCGTCGACCTGCCCGTGGTGACGAGCGGCCGGTTCGCCGGTCGCACCCCTGGCGGGTACGCGGAGCACCTGCGGCAACAGTACGGCGACGCGAGCTGA
- the rplL gene encoding 50S ribosomal protein L7/L12: MAKLSQDELIEAFKELTLIELSDFVKKFEEVFEVTAAAPVAAAAAPGAAAPAEAVEEKTEFDVILKSAGDKKIQVIKEVRGLTSLGLGEAKALVETADAKILEGVNKETADKAKETLEGAGATIELA, encoded by the coding sequence ATGGCGAAGCTTTCGCAGGACGAGCTCATCGAGGCCTTCAAGGAGCTCACGCTCATCGAGCTCTCGGACTTCGTGAAGAAGTTCGAAGAGGTCTTCGAGGTCACCGCGGCCGCCCCGGTCGCCGCTGCCGCCGCCCCCGGCGCTGCTGCCCCGGCCGAGGCCGTCGAGGAGAAGACCGAGTTCGACGTCATCCTCAAGTCCGCTGGTGACAAGAAGATCCAGGTCATCAAGGAGGTCCGTGGCCTGACGTCGCTCGGCCTCGGTGAGGCCAAGGCGCTCGTCGAGACCGCCGACGCCAAGATCCTCGAGGGTGTCAACAAGGAGACCGCCGACAAGGCCAAGGAGACGCTCGAGGGCGCCGGCGCCACGATCGAGCTCGCGTAG
- a CDS encoding oligosaccharide flippase family protein: MTVRGGAISLAGTAFRACVQISANIVTARILGPDAYGVAAVVLALAVLIELVRTNGFATVVLRSGDLEGPVLVALHRMSVRLGCVLAAAVGCTGGVLLIAVPHGPYGPLLVAIAIAFPLAGRVAVPVASLVRCQQVGRVVAVESVAVVLGAATAVTLAAAGAGPFAMIAQVVVLWAATATGIAALRGTPTGRAAPWTAVRSMTGAARDLSLVQVVSLAARTGDRVLVAAVFSPAVAGLWVQAMQLMTLPLDQIGAAVQRVAVPAFTAAGPDGVRRRYRRIVQTVTLLAWPVLALLGVLAGPVVDLLFGAAWAGSAEILPFLAGAGGAQALGFAAVWYFVASGRSGRQVRWAFVSQPVLLGALVVALPWGVHGMATAYAVVCAGLVVPSFLVATRGSGIRLRDLGSSAVPGALAAAAAVLVALAVRSVAPPGAVAAVLLPAGTGMVAAVLVAAVFPAVRAVATGLRPGVVTVEGGTAP, encoded by the coding sequence GTGACGGTTCGGGGCGGGGCGATCAGCCTGGCGGGCACGGCCTTCCGTGCCTGCGTCCAGATCAGCGCGAACATCGTCACCGCTCGCATCCTCGGACCGGACGCCTACGGTGTGGCCGCCGTCGTGCTCGCGCTCGCCGTGCTCATCGAACTCGTCCGCACCAACGGCTTCGCCACGGTCGTCCTGCGCTCCGGTGACCTCGAGGGGCCGGTCCTCGTGGCGCTGCACCGGATGAGCGTCCGCCTCGGATGCGTCCTCGCCGCTGCCGTCGGGTGCACTGGCGGGGTGCTGCTCATCGCGGTCCCGCACGGGCCGTACGGACCGTTGCTCGTCGCGATCGCGATCGCGTTCCCCCTCGCCGGTCGCGTCGCCGTCCCGGTCGCGAGTCTGGTCCGCTGCCAGCAGGTGGGTCGAGTCGTCGCGGTCGAGTCCGTCGCGGTCGTGCTCGGCGCCGCCACCGCGGTCACGCTGGCCGCGGCCGGTGCCGGTCCCTTCGCGATGATCGCGCAGGTGGTCGTCCTGTGGGCTGCGACGGCGACCGGCATCGCCGCGCTGCGGGGGACGCCGACGGGTCGTGCTGCACCGTGGACCGCAGTCCGGTCGATGACCGGTGCCGCGCGCGACCTCTCCCTCGTCCAGGTCGTCTCGCTCGCTGCCCGGACCGGGGACCGCGTGCTCGTCGCCGCGGTGTTCTCACCCGCCGTCGCCGGGCTCTGGGTGCAGGCGATGCAGCTGATGACGCTGCCGCTCGACCAGATCGGTGCAGCGGTGCAGCGGGTGGCCGTGCCCGCGTTCACCGCCGCCGGCCCCGACGGTGTCCGCCGCCGCTACCGGCGGATCGTCCAGACGGTGACCCTCCTGGCCTGGCCGGTCCTCGCACTGCTCGGGGTGCTCGCCGGTCCGGTGGTCGACCTGCTGTTCGGAGCGGCGTGGGCCGGCTCCGCCGAGATCCTGCCCTTCCTCGCCGGAGCGGGCGGCGCACAGGCGCTCGGGTTCGCAGCGGTCTGGTACTTCGTCGCGAGTGGTCGGTCCGGACGCCAGGTCCGGTGGGCGTTCGTCTCCCAGCCGGTGCTCCTCGGCGCCCTCGTCGTCGCACTGCCCTGGGGCGTGCACGGCATGGCCACTGCCTACGCGGTGGTCTGCGCCGGCCTGGTGGTGCCGTCGTTCCTCGTCGCCACGCGCGGTTCGGGCATCCGACTCCGCGACCTGGGCTCCTCCGCTGTACCGGGAGCGCTCGCCGCCGCGGCAGCTGTACTGGTCGCCCTCGCCGTCCGGTCCGTCGCACCGCCCGGGGCGGTCGCCGCTGTGCTCCTGCCCGCGGGCACCGGGATGGTCGCGGCCGTCCTGGTGGCCGCGGTGTTCCCGGCTGTCCGTGCCGTCGCGACCGGTCTCCGACCCGGCGTCGTCACGGTCGAGGGCGGGACGGCTCCGTGA
- a CDS encoding response regulator transcription factor, translating to MTISQPTAAPRLTRADGTPLRILVVDDEASLTDLLSMALRYEGWDVKSANGGQDALATAREFKPDAMVLDVMMPDLDGLQVLSRLRQNNDDTPVLFLTAKDSVEDRVTGLTAGGDDYVTKPFSLEEVVARLRGLIRRSQISVSEAGDSRIVVGDLVLDEESYEVSRAGRPIELTATEFELLRFLMRNPRRVLSKAQILDRVWSYDFGGKSSVVEIYISYLRKKIDAGETPMIHTVRGVGYVIKPTS from the coding sequence GTGACCATCTCCCAGCCCACCGCAGCCCCGCGTCTCACCCGCGCCGACGGCACCCCGTTGCGCATCCTCGTCGTCGACGACGAGGCCAGCCTCACCGACCTGTTGTCCATGGCGCTCCGCTACGAGGGCTGGGACGTCAAGAGCGCGAACGGCGGGCAGGACGCCCTGGCGACCGCTCGGGAGTTCAAGCCCGACGCGATGGTGCTCGACGTGATGATGCCCGACCTCGACGGGCTGCAGGTGCTCAGCCGGTTGCGGCAGAACAACGACGACACCCCGGTGCTGTTCCTCACCGCGAAGGACTCCGTCGAGGACCGCGTCACCGGCCTCACCGCGGGTGGCGACGACTACGTCACGAAGCCGTTCTCCCTCGAGGAGGTCGTGGCGCGGCTGCGCGGCCTCATCCGTCGCTCGCAGATCTCGGTCTCCGAGGCCGGGGACTCCCGCATCGTGGTCGGTGACCTGGTGCTCGACGAGGAGTCGTACGAGGTGTCCCGTGCCGGCCGGCCGATCGAGCTGACCGCCACGGAGTTCGAGCTGCTCCGGTTCCTCATGCGGAACCCCCGACGCGTGCTGTCGAAGGCGCAGATCCTGGACCGCGTGTGGTCGTACGACTTCGGGGGCAAGTCCTCGGTCGTCGAGATCTACATCTCCTACCTGCGCAAGAAGATCGACGCCGGTGAGACCCCGATGATCCACACCGTGCGTGGCGTCGGGTACGTCATCAAGCCGACGTCGTGA
- the rplJ gene encoding 50S ribosomal protein L10: MANKEAAVAELTESFRSSNAVLLTEYRGLTVAQLKELRNSIREHATYAVVKNTLTKIAANNAGISSFDDELAGPSALAFVHGDTVAVAKSLRAFAKANPELVVKGGYFDGNPLSATEVDKLADLESREVLLGKLAGAFKASLFGAAYLFQAPLSQAVRTVDALREKQESAA, from the coding sequence ATGGCGAACAAGGAAGCTGCGGTCGCCGAGCTCACGGAGTCCTTCCGTAGCTCGAACGCCGTTCTGCTCACCGAGTACCGCGGTCTCACGGTCGCGCAGCTCAAGGAGCTCCGCAACTCGATCCGTGAGCACGCCACGTACGCCGTGGTGAAGAACACGCTGACCAAGATCGCGGCGAACAACGCCGGCATCTCGTCGTTCGACGACGAGCTCGCCGGTCCGTCCGCTCTCGCCTTCGTCCACGGTGACACCGTCGCCGTCGCGAAGTCGCTGCGTGCATTCGCCAAGGCGAACCCCGAGCTCGTGGTGAAGGGTGGTTACTTCGACGGTAACCCGCTCTCCGCGACCGAGGTGGACAAGCTCGCCGACCTCGAGTCCCGTGAAGTCCTGCTCGGCAAGCTCGCCGGCGCCTTCAAGGCCTCGCTGTTCGGTGCTGCGTACCTGTTCCAGGCCCCCCTCTCGCAGGCCGTCCGCACCGTGGACGCCCTCCGCGAGAAGCAGGAGTCCGCGGCCTGA
- a CDS encoding acyl-CoA dehydrogenase family protein encodes MLRTAAWPPSATDVDAPALERSAGRLSETHADRLAFARAVASTTPPLASGTAGRFFGTLAAVAAADVALARTVEPHLDALGILAQAGVDAPAGTTWGVFAAEAPGLRLEATEQQDGTVLLHGTKPWCSLASTLSHALVTAHSGDERRLVAVDLRQDGVVAHDDAWVARGMPDVPSGPVDFDGVRAQPVGDPGWYLTRPGFAWGGIGVAACWWGGAVGLGRTLRALAEERPASELLQAALGATVLDLADAESALAEAACTIDDARAGPEGSVPDWPLLAQSVRSRVRRAVDAVRERVVSTIGPAPLTADASVAARVADLELYVLQDHGARDLARIGRIVVERGGVAW; translated from the coding sequence ATGTTGCGCACCGCCGCCTGGCCCCCGTCCGCGACGGACGTCGACGCTCCGGCGCTGGAACGCTCGGCCGGGAGGCTCAGCGAGACCCACGCGGACCGGCTCGCGTTCGCGCGGGCGGTCGCGTCCACGACCCCGCCGCTGGCCTCGGGGACGGCCGGTCGGTTCTTCGGCACCCTGGCGGCCGTGGCGGCCGCGGACGTCGCCCTGGCACGGACCGTCGAGCCGCACCTCGACGCGCTCGGCATCCTCGCGCAGGCGGGGGTCGACGCGCCGGCCGGGACGACGTGGGGCGTGTTCGCGGCCGAGGCGCCCGGACTCCGTCTCGAGGCCACCGAACAGCAGGACGGCACCGTGCTCCTGCACGGCACGAAGCCGTGGTGCTCCTTGGCCTCGACGCTCTCCCACGCCCTCGTGACCGCCCACTCCGGTGACGAGCGACGCCTCGTCGCCGTGGACCTCCGGCAGGACGGCGTCGTGGCGCACGACGACGCCTGGGTGGCGCGGGGGATGCCGGACGTCCCGAGCGGCCCGGTCGACTTCGACGGCGTCCGGGCGCAACCCGTCGGCGACCCCGGCTGGTACCTGACCCGGCCGGGCTTCGCGTGGGGCGGGATCGGGGTCGCCGCCTGTTGGTGGGGCGGCGCGGTCGGCCTCGGCAGGACGCTCCGTGCACTCGCCGAGGAGCGTCCGGCGTCCGAACTGCTGCAGGCGGCGCTCGGCGCGACCGTGCTCGACCTCGCCGACGCCGAGAGTGCGCTCGCGGAAGCGGCGTGCACGATCGACGACGCGAGGGCGGGACCGGAGGGTTCCGTGCCGGACTGGCCGTTGCTCGCGCAGTCCGTCCGCTCGAGGGTCCGCAGGGCGGTCGACGCCGTGCGCGAGCGGGTCGTGTCGACCATCGGTCCGGCTCCCCTGACCGCGGACGCGTCGGTGGCAGCACGGGTCGCCGACCTCGAGCTGTACGTCCTGCAGGACCACGGCGCCCGGGACCTCGCGCGCATCGGCCGGATCGTCGTCGAGCGCGGCGGTGTCGCGTGGTGA
- a CDS encoding HAMP domain-containing sensor histidine kinase — protein sequence MTLRRRLVLSIVALVVAVSAVIGAASIIALSSIQTRAIDEQITGATNRAQRYLQQNPSGQPGIDLSRPSGQAVGTLTAYFVDGQVVVANVLDDYGRPSAITRSSAAALGTVRVGAPPATVDLGSTLGAYRIAAVTVGPAVLVVGLPMAPVSDSVWQLFWVVVAVVAAALVAGSVVAAVVVRRSLRPLERVAEAASTVTRLPLDRSDALDGVRVPDTDPRTEVGRVGAAFNRMLGHIGNAMQARERSEQKVRQFVADASHELRTPLASVRGYAELTRRMGGDLPQDVVYAMGRIESESIRMTSMVEDLLLLARLDEGREIQFAEVDLTGLVLDAVNDAHAASPDHVIEVDVPPEPVSVVGDAARLHQVIVNLVTNARTHTPEGTRITVGITPGDGGVDLTVRDTGQGIDPEFLPKLFERFARADSSRSRSVGSTGLGLAIVDAVVQAHGGTVAVTSEPGDTVFTVHLPVEQAATPSRPEQTDAWAETPAAADATR from the coding sequence GTGACCCTGCGGCGCCGGCTCGTCCTGAGCATCGTCGCCCTGGTCGTCGCGGTGAGCGCGGTCATCGGGGCGGCCAGCATCATCGCGCTGTCGTCCATCCAGACCCGTGCGATCGACGAGCAGATCACGGGTGCCACGAACCGCGCGCAGCGGTACCTGCAACAGAACCCGTCCGGACAGCCGGGCATCGACCTGTCGCGGCCGTCCGGGCAGGCGGTCGGCACGCTGACCGCCTACTTCGTCGACGGCCAGGTGGTCGTCGCGAACGTGCTCGACGACTACGGCCGGCCGAGCGCGATCACCCGGTCGAGCGCCGCGGCGCTCGGTACCGTCCGGGTCGGCGCGCCGCCGGCGACGGTCGACCTCGGCTCGACGCTCGGTGCCTACCGGATCGCCGCGGTGACGGTCGGGCCGGCCGTCCTCGTCGTCGGGTTGCCGATGGCGCCGGTCTCCGACAGCGTGTGGCAGCTGTTCTGGGTGGTGGTGGCGGTCGTCGCGGCCGCGTTGGTCGCGGGGTCGGTCGTCGCCGCGGTCGTCGTCCGCCGGTCGCTTCGCCCGCTCGAACGGGTCGCGGAGGCCGCCTCGACGGTCACCCGGCTGCCGCTCGACCGCAGCGACGCACTGGACGGCGTCCGTGTGCCCGACACCGACCCCCGCACCGAGGTGGGTCGCGTTGGCGCCGCGTTCAACCGGATGCTCGGGCACATCGGGAACGCCATGCAGGCCCGTGAACGCTCCGAGCAGAAGGTGCGGCAGTTCGTCGCGGACGCTTCGCACGAGCTCCGCACGCCGCTCGCCTCGGTGCGCGGGTACGCCGAGCTCACCCGGCGGATGGGCGGCGACCTGCCGCAGGACGTCGTCTACGCGATGGGGCGGATCGAGTCCGAGTCGATCCGGATGACCTCGATGGTCGAGGACCTGCTGCTGCTCGCCCGACTCGACGAGGGCCGCGAGATCCAGTTCGCCGAGGTCGACCTGACCGGGCTGGTGCTCGACGCCGTGAACGACGCGCACGCTGCGTCGCCCGACCACGTCATCGAGGTCGACGTGCCCCCGGAGCCGGTCTCGGTCGTCGGCGATGCCGCTCGGCTGCACCAGGTCATCGTGAACCTGGTGACGAACGCCAGGACCCACACCCCCGAGGGCACCCGCATCACGGTCGGCATCACACCGGGCGACGGCGGGGTCGACCTGACCGTGCGGGACACCGGGCAGGGGATCGACCCGGAGTTCCTGCCGAAGCTGTTCGAACGGTTCGCCCGCGCCGACAGCTCGCGATCGCGGTCCGTCGGCTCGACCGGCCTCGGGCTCGCCATCGTCGACGCGGTGGTGCAGGCCCACGGCGGCACCGTCGCGGTGACGAGCGAGCCGGGTGACACCGTCTTCACCGTGCACCTGCCGGTGGAGCAGGCGGCGACGCCGTCCCGGCCCGAGCAGACGGACGCCTGGGCGGAGACGCCCGCTGCTGCGGACGCGACCCGGTGA